The proteins below come from a single Candidatus Zixiibacteriota bacterium genomic window:
- a CDS encoding efflux RND transporter periplasmic adaptor subunit: MMKKVTAIGIVLILIAAIVFFGFRGKSADNDGNYKLIDVTRGDIIDKAVAVGEIEPEKEIGVKSHLAGVISRMFVEENDEVEVGDSLFEVAPQPTPDQIVNAELALQEAQVIFRNTQADYERKKELYDKKLLSQSEYDNAKKNVDVARLSVQRRKEALSLLREGKTMTSSGAIESVILAPVAGTVLARYAEEGDPVEPMTSYQPGTPIIILADMQNLVFRGTVDEIDVGKLYEGMDVFLKVGALSSDTVTGRLTRIASKARKEDQTTVFDVEIEIEQTGENVLRAGYSATAEIIINEKHDILMIPERLVTFEDDSTFVDIKDSASGEIQTIPIEVGLSDGLNIEVLAGIDSSQKIIEYPPREIE; this comes from the coding sequence ATGATGAAAAAAGTGACCGCAATTGGAATAGTATTGATACTGATAGCCGCCATCGTTTTCTTCGGCTTCCGCGGGAAATCAGCAGATAATGACGGCAACTATAAACTGATAGATGTTACCCGGGGTGACATTATTGATAAAGCAGTAGCTGTAGGGGAGATTGAGCCGGAAAAGGAGATCGGTGTAAAATCGCATCTGGCCGGAGTAATCAGCAGGATGTTTGTCGAGGAAAACGACGAGGTCGAGGTTGGCGACAGCCTGTTCGAGGTCGCACCCCAGCCGACCCCGGACCAGATCGTCAATGCCGAACTGGCCCTCCAGGAAGCCCAGGTGATCTTCCGCAACACCCAGGCTGATTATGAACGCAAAAAAGAACTCTATGATAAAAAGCTTCTTTCACAGTCGGAATACGATAATGCCAAAAAGAATGTCGATGTCGCGCGCTTGAGTGTACAGCGTCGCAAGGAAGCCCTCAGCCTCCTGCGCGAGGGTAAAACGATGACTTCCTCGGGCGCAATCGAATCGGTCATCCTGGCACCGGTAGCCGGCACTGTACTGGCCCGATACGCCGAGGAGGGCGACCCGGTCGAACCGATGACCTCCTATCAACCCGGCACACCGATCATCATATTGGCGGATATGCAAAACCTGGTATTTCGCGGTACAGTCGATGAGATCGATGTCGGCAAGCTTTATGAGGGTATGGATGTGTTTCTGAAGGTCGGTGCGCTGTCGTCGGACACGGTCACGGGCAGGCTGACAAGGATCGCTTCCAAGGCAAGAAAAGAAGACCAGACCACTGTCTTCGATGTTGAAATCGAGATCGAACAAACCGGCGAAAACGTTCTCCGGGCCGGATACTCCGCTACAGCCGAGATCATCATCAATGAAAAGCACGATATCCTGATGATCCCCGAACGCCTGGTGACATTCGAAGATGATTCCACCTTTGTCGACATCAAGGATTCAGCCAGCGGTGAAATCCAAACCATCCCGATAGAAGTCGGACTCTCGGACGGCCTCAATATAGAGGTTCTGGCCGGAATCGACAGCAGTCAGAAAATCA
- a CDS encoding saccharopine dehydrogenase: MQVALLGSGMMGKAIAFDLARNDKIEKILVCDIDISQAKKVAEFVSSDKIKPTWVDVRNLKGTRETLENSKVIVSAIHYQFNYELAQLAIELGADFVDLGGNNAVVEQQLSLNEKAKSKGVTVIPDTGLAPGLVQVLTAHGAKQFDNLEDVHLRVGGLPQNPTPPLNYSLVFSIEGLINEYIEDAVVIRDGKVQTVKPLTETEQLSFPAPFDQLEAFQTSGGTSTLPQTFYGRVKNLDYKTIRYPGHQKLFKTIIDLGFCSSQMVEIDGVKIIPRHLTGKILESYLNGDNRDVALVSVELSGEKAGKKEHLTYRMVDYYDEQNELTAMMRSTGFPSAIIAQMLAEGKITKKGAVPQELSVPTDLFVEEMSRRGFKLEEIRD; this comes from the coding sequence ATGCAGGTAGCACTTTTAGGAAGCGGAATGATGGGTAAGGCGATCGCCTTCGACCTGGCCCGTAACGATAAGATAGAGAAGATTCTGGTTTGCGACATAGATATCAGCCAGGCCAAAAAAGTGGCCGAATTCGTTAGTTCTGACAAGATCAAACCGACCTGGGTGGATGTCAGAAATCTCAAGGGTACTCGTGAAACTCTCGAAAACAGCAAAGTAATAGTATCTGCTATCCACTACCAGTTCAACTACGAACTGGCACAGCTTGCGATCGAACTGGGCGCTGATTTCGTCGACCTGGGAGGCAACAACGCAGTCGTGGAACAACAGCTCAGTTTAAATGAAAAAGCCAAATCGAAAGGTGTCACGGTCATCCCCGATACGGGTCTTGCTCCCGGCCTGGTGCAGGTATTGACCGCTCATGGCGCAAAGCAATTCGATAATCTCGAGGATGTGCACCTGCGTGTCGGGGGACTGCCCCAGAATCCGACACCTCCCCTCAATTACAGCCTGGTTTTTTCGATCGAGGGTTTGATTAATGAATATATCGAAGACGCGGTTGTGATCCGCGATGGCAAAGTACAGACAGTCAAACCTCTGACCGAAACTGAACAGCTTTCGTTTCCTGCACCGTTCGACCAGCTTGAAGCTTTCCAGACCTCGGGCGGGACTTCGACTCTGCCACAGACTTTCTACGGCCGGGTTAAAAATCTCGACTACAAGACGATCCGCTATCCCGGCCACCAGAAACTTTTCAAGACCATCATCGACCTCGGTTTCTGCTCCTCTCAGATGGTTGAAATCGACGGCGTCAAGATCATCCCGCGCCACCTGACCGGCAAGATCCTCGAAAGTTATTTGAATGGTGACAACCGTGATGTCGCCCTGGTGTCGGTCGAACTGAGCGGTGAAAAAGCGGGTAAAAAAGAACACCTGACCTATCGTATGGTCGACTATTACGACGAACAAAACGAGCTCACCGCCATGATGCGTTCGACCGGATTCCCCTCGGCCATAATTGCGCAGATGCTGGCTGAAGGTAAAATCACCAAAAAGGGTGCTGTGCCACAGGAACTCTCGGTGCCGACCGACCTGTTCGTCGAGGAAATGTCCCGCCGTGGATTCAAACTGGAAGAAATTCGGGACTGA